AGCGTGCCGCCGATGGCGACGAGCAAGACTAAGATGCCGACGACGGAGGGCGGCAAGCCTGCGACGGACGTGCCTAAAATCTGACCGAACAAAATGGCGATGAATGTTCCTGATTCGATCAGGCTGTTGCCCATAATCAGCTCTTTGTCGTTGAGGTAATCGGGCAGGATGGCGTATTTCAGCGGGCCGAACAGCGTCGATTGTGCGCCCATGCAAAACAGACAGACCAAGAGCAGCGGGGCGGACTGGATATAGAAGCCGAACGCCGCCACCGCCATGATGACGATTTCCAATACTTTGATCCATCGCGCCAAGACGGCTTTGTCGAATTTGGTGCTCAGTTGTCCCGACAGTGCGGAAAACAGGAAATACGGCAGGATAAACAGCAACGCGCCCAAGTTCAGCATTTGGCTGGCGGGCAGGAAGTTGTTTTTGCCCAAACCGTAGAAGCTGATCATCACAAACAGCGCGGTTTTGAACATATTGTCGTTGAACGCGCCCAGAAACTGCGTGCCGAATAATGGGGCGAAACGGCGGCTGGTCGGGAAATTCAGATTGTCTTTTTTGAGGCTCATTTTTCGGATTCTTGTTCTTCTTTTTCTATTTCGTTTTCAAGCAGTTTGTCGGTGGAATCGTCGTCCATCAGGATGCGGTGTGCCGGTCCTTCGAGATCGTCAAACTGCCCGTTTTTGCCCGACCACCAGAAAAAATAGCCGATGGCAAACGCCAAAATAATGCTGATGGGCACTAAGATAAACATACTTTCCATCACATCGCTCCGGTCAAATCGGTTAAGACAAAAGTCTGTCCCGATACGGTCAGATATTCGTTGCGCAGCGAGCCGACGGGGGCGTCGTCAAAAAACAGCTCGATACGGTCTTTCACGACGCGCCAATATTGCGGAATCTCGGTTTGCCCGAAAGGCGCCAAAACCTCCGCCGCCACGCCTTCTTCACTTTGCAACTTGACAGCGAAACGTCCGCTCTGCGGCTGCGTTTCGGATTCATCATCCGGCAGCATGATGAAAAAGCCCACATGGGCGCCTTGTTGCGTATGGATACTGAAATAGTGCATATCAAAGAATCTTAAAAGGCTGCCGCTGTTTTCAGACGACATAGTGAATACAAAAACTTTCTAAATGTAACAGTTTGACACGCCCCTGCAAAGGGCTTTACGCCCCCGCGTTCGACAGGTTGTCTGAAAACAAACCGTTTCCCTTTAAACATCAATATCTTCTTTTATCGCTTTCCGCCTGCTCCAAGTTAAACATTAAGCCAAGCAGCCGCCCCCGTTTTTTGCTAGAATAGAGCGGTTTACATTCATCAACCGATTTCAGACGACCCCGTCCAACCGGCGGCGGCAGAAACCACACGGAAAGCAATATTCATAAAGTTGCCCCATTCCGAATGTAGCAATCATTTTTCTTTCATAGATTTTACGCCACCAACCGATACGGCCTGCCGCGCAGATGCCCGGCTCGAACCTCAAGCGCATCCACTATGCCTGCGGGAGGTGTTTGGCGGTATATCTACGACAAAGAACAGATTGCCGATACTGCCCGCACAGGTCGTCTGAAACATCCAGGAGCCACAACAAATGACCCAAAAACTCATCTTAGTTTTGAACTGCGGCAGCTCATCCCTCAAAGGCGCCGTGCTGGATAACGACAGCGGCGAAGTCCTGCTCAGCTGCCTTGCCGAAAAACTCAACCTGCCCGACGCTTACATCACGTTCAAAGTAAACGGCGAAAAACACAAAGTCGACCTGTCCGCCAAGCCCGACCACACCGGCGCAGTTGAAGCCCTGATGGAGGAACTCAAAGCCCACGGCCTCGACAGCCGCATCGGCGCTATCGGCCACCGCGTCGTCAGCGGCGGCGAACTGTACAGCGAATCCATCCTCGTTGACGACGAAGTCATCGCCGGCATCGAAAAATGTATCCCGCTCGCCCCGCTGCACAACCCCGCGCACCTCTTGGGCCTGCGTGCCGCACAAAGCATTTTCAAAGGCCTGCCCAACGTTGTCGTGTTCGACACCGCCTTCCACCAAACCATGCCGGAACACGCCTACACATACGCGATTCCGCATGAACTGTATGAAAAATACGGCTTGCGCCGCTACGGCGCACACGGTACCAGCTACCGCTACGTTTCTGATGAAACCGCCCGTTTCCTCGGCAAAGATAAAAAAGACCTGCGCATGGTGATTGCCCACTTGGGTAACGGCGCGTCCATTACCGCCGTCGCCAACGGCGAATCACGCGATACCAGCATGGGCCTGACCCCGCTGGAAGGCCTCGTGATGGGTACGCGCAGTGGCGACATCGATCCCGCAGTCTTCGGCTTCCTCGCTGAAAACGCCAACATGACCATCACCCAAATCACCGACATGCTGAACAAAAAATCCGGCCTGCTCGGCTTGTCCGGCCTGTCCAATGACTGCCGTACCATCGAAGAAGAATCCGGCAAAGGCCATCCCGGCGCGAAACTCGCCCTGGACGTCTTCATCTACCGCCTCGCCAAATACATCGGCAGCATGGCTGTGGCAGCCGGCGGCCTGGACGTGCTCGTCTTCACCGGCGGTATCGGCGAAAACTCCGACATCATCCGCGAGCGCGTACTCGGCTACTTGGGCTTCCTCGGTCTGAAAGCCGACCACGAAGCCAACCTGAAAGCCCGCTTCGGTAACGCAGGCGTGATTACGACTGCCGACAGCGCAGCCGTCGCCGTTGTTATCCCGACCAACGAAGAATTGATGATTGCACACGACACCGCCCGTTTGAGCGGTCTGTAATAAGCGAGTCATCCGATAAAAAACCTGCCGTTTTTGGCAGGTTTTTTTGTTGCCGACTGTTTTCAGACGATCTATTTGGAAGGTGTTGTAAATAAAATAATAAAAATCAGATGTATAAAATTTCAATAAGAAAAATTTGAATAAATATAGAAAATCTTATTCAAACTATAAAAAATCTTAGTTATAATCAGCATATCTAAAGTTATGCCGCCGATGCGCGGTCGATTTACTAAGGAACACTACCATGCTGTTGGCACTTTCCCTGCGCGATTTTGTCATTGTTGAAAACCTCAATCTGGATTTCCAAAGCGGTTTTACCGTCTTGACCGGCGAAACAGGCGCGGGCAAATCGATTACGTTGGATGCAATCGGGCTTTTGTTGGGCGACAAAGCCGATTACAGCCAAGTCCGCAGCGGCGCGAAGGAAGCGCAGTTGTCGGCATTGTTCGACATCAGCCTTTTGCCCGAACTTAAAGCCCAATTGCAGGAGCAGGGTTTTTTGGACGAAGACGCGGAAGAACTCAGCATCCGCCGCATCATCGACGCCAAAGGAAAAAGCCGCAGCTTCATCAATAATCAGGCAGCCACGTTGGCACAGCTTAAAGCAGTCGGCGGGCAGCTTATCGACATCCACGGGCAAAACGCCCACCATTCCCTCAATCAAGAATCCGCCCAGCGCGAATTGTTGGACGCATTTGCAGGCAGTAAGGCGCAGGCGGAAACCGTCAGACAGCTTTATCAAAACTGGGTCAATGCGAAAAAAGCCCTCCAAGAGGCGCAGGAACACGCCGAGACCATCATTATCGAGCGTGAGCGTTTGGAATGGCAGTTCAACGAATTGAACCAGTTAGACGTCAAACAAGGCGAATGGGAAGCCCTCAGCCAAAGCCACGACAGCCTTGCCCATTCTGCCGAGCTGTTGCAAGCCGCCGAAGAAGTCGGCGACTACATTGATGGCGACAACGGCATCCAACGCCAAATTTATCAATGCCAAAAGCTATTGACCAATCTGCAAAACATCGAGCCGCGCTTTGCCGAAAGCCTGAATATGCTGGCGAGCATTGAAGCCGAATTGGGCGAAATCAGTGCCAATATGCGCGACGTCGCAGGCCGAAGCGACATCGATCCCAATGAATTGGCGGCGCAGGAGCAGCGCATGGGCGAGCTGATGGGGATGGCGCGGAAATACCGCATCGAGCCTGAAGCCCTGCCGCAAAAGCTGGCTGAAATCGACGAGCGCCTGCAAAGCCTGCAAGCCGCTGCCGATTTGGAAGCGTTGGCGCAAACCGTTGCCCGCAACCTTGTCGAATATCAGGAAGCCGCCCATGTTCTTTCCGCCATGCGCCATCAGGCGGCGGGCAGGTTGGGCGAGGAAACGACCGGACATATGCAGCATCTCGCCATGAAAGGCGCGCGTTTCGACATCGTCCTGCTGCCGTCTTCGCCCACAGCGCACGGTTTGGAGCAGGTACAGTTCCAAGTTGCCGCCAACAAAGGCAATCCGTCCCGTCCGCTGAACAAAGTCGCCTCTGGCGGCGAACTTGCCCGCATCAGCCTTGCCTTGCAGGTGGTCACCAGCCAATACACGCAAGTCCCCACGCTGATTTTTGACGAAGTTGATACCGGTATCGGCGGCGGCGTGGCAGAAATGGTCGGCAAAGCCCTGCGTGCTTTGGGTAAAAAACATCAGGTGCTCGCCGTGACCCACCTGCCGCAAGTCGCTTCCTGCGGTGAAAACCATTGGCAGGTGCGCAAACACAGCGAAGGCGAACAAACTGTCAGCGAAATCAGCGTGTTGGACCATCAGCAGCGTATCGAAGAAATCGCCCGTATGCTTGGCGGCGAAATCATTACCGACACGACCCGCAGCCATGCGGCAGAGTTAATCAGCCTTGCCGCCGCTTAAACTCAGAATCGGAGAGGTCGTCTGAAAAGGAAGTTTGTGTAACCATTCACAAACTGCTTTTCAGACGACCTCTTTGCCAAACCGCCTGCGCCCTTTCAGACGACCTCAATACAAGGTATGATTACGTCGTTTGTTTATAAGGAAGTTCCCATGAAAGTCCTGTTTATTGCCGATCCGATGGCAAGTTTCAAAACCTACAAAGACACCACCTACGCCATGATGCGCGAGATGGCAAAACGCGGCTGGCAGCTTTTCCATACCTTGAGCGGCGAATTGTCCGTACAGCAAGGATTGGTGACAGCTCAGGCT
Above is a window of Neisseria mucosa DNA encoding:
- the ccoS gene encoding cbb3-type cytochrome oxidase assembly protein CcoS: MESMFILVPISIILAFAIGYFFWWSGKNGQFDDLEGPAHRILMDDDSTDKLLENEIEKEEQESEK
- a CDS encoding acetate kinase (AckA utilizes acetate and can acetylate CheY which increases signal strength during flagellar rotation; utilizes magnesium and ATP; also involved in conversion of acetate to aceyl-CoA; also known to act on propionate), with protein sequence MTQKLILVLNCGSSSLKGAVLDNDSGEVLLSCLAEKLNLPDAYITFKVNGEKHKVDLSAKPDHTGAVEALMEELKAHGLDSRIGAIGHRVVSGGELYSESILVDDEVIAGIEKCIPLAPLHNPAHLLGLRAAQSIFKGLPNVVVFDTAFHQTMPEHAYTYAIPHELYEKYGLRRYGAHGTSYRYVSDETARFLGKDKKDLRMVIAHLGNGASITAVANGESRDTSMGLTPLEGLVMGTRSGDIDPAVFGFLAENANMTITQITDMLNKKSGLLGLSGLSNDCRTIEEESGKGHPGAKLALDVFIYRLAKYIGSMAVAAGGLDVLVFTGGIGENSDIIRERVLGYLGFLGLKADHEANLKARFGNAGVITTADSAAVAVVIPTNEELMIAHDTARLSGL
- a CDS encoding DNA repair protein RecN translates to MLLALSLRDFVIVENLNLDFQSGFTVLTGETGAGKSITLDAIGLLLGDKADYSQVRSGAKEAQLSALFDISLLPELKAQLQEQGFLDEDAEELSIRRIIDAKGKSRSFINNQAATLAQLKAVGGQLIDIHGQNAHHSLNQESAQRELLDAFAGSKAQAETVRQLYQNWVNAKKALQEAQEHAETIIIERERLEWQFNELNQLDVKQGEWEALSQSHDSLAHSAELLQAAEEVGDYIDGDNGIQRQIYQCQKLLTNLQNIEPRFAESLNMLASIEAELGEISANMRDVAGRSDIDPNELAAQEQRMGELMGMARKYRIEPEALPQKLAEIDERLQSLQAAADLEALAQTVARNLVEYQEAAHVLSAMRHQAAGRLGEETTGHMQHLAMKGARFDIVLLPSSPTAHGLEQVQFQVAANKGNPSRPLNKVASGGELARISLALQVVTSQYTQVPTLIFDEVDTGIGGGVAEMVGKALRALGKKHQVLAVTHLPQVASCGENHWQVRKHSEGEQTVSEISVLDHQQRIEEIARMLGGEIITDTTRSHAAELISLAAA